The Pedobacter mucosus genome window below encodes:
- a CDS encoding DUF1398 domain-containing protein, with the protein MFTISEIKTAEAKIKTGADFPQFIKEIKDLGVTRNDVYVSNGLSIYFGDENQSEQVSPENYPQLVVNDESSVDKLKHALEVHQQGNSDFIEFCKQAADAGVEKWVVDTADMTCTYLDSEQKELVKEEISSI; encoded by the coding sequence ATGTTCACCATCTCAGAAATTAAGACAGCAGAAGCGAAAATTAAAACTGGTGCAGATTTCCCTCAGTTTATAAAGGAAATTAAAGATTTAGGTGTGACCAGAAACGACGTTTATGTTTCCAATGGTTTATCAATTTATTTTGGTGATGAAAATCAATCTGAACAAGTAAGTCCAGAAAATTATCCTCAATTGGTGGTTAATGATGAATCTTCTGTAGATAAATTGAAACATGCTTTGGAGGTTCATCAACAAGGAAACTCCGATTTCATAGAGTTTTGTAAGCAAGCAGCTGATGCTGGTGTAGAAAAATGGGTTGTAGATACGGCAGATATGACTTGCACTTATTTAGATAGTGAGCAGAAAGAATTGGTTAAAGAAGAGATTTCCTCTATTTAA
- a CDS encoding type II toxin-antitoxin system Phd/YefM family antitoxin produces MIIVSSREFRDKQAEYMDLVDNGEQVIVQRGKNKAYSISPISEEDIYFTKEMVEKIEKSLNQAKKGKVTKISGKESLINFLDNL; encoded by the coding sequence ATGATAATAGTTAGTAGTAGAGAATTTAGAGACAAACAAGCAGAATATATGGACTTGGTAGATAATGGGGAGCAGGTAATTGTTCAAAGGGGTAAAAATAAAGCTTATTCTATATCCCCAATTTCAGAAGAAGATATTTATTTTACTAAAGAAATGGTTGAAAAGATTGAAAAATCATTGAACCAAGCAAAAAAAGGTAAGGTTACAAAAATAAGCGGAAAAGAGTCGTTGATTAACTTCTTGGATAACTTGTAA